The Bacteroidia bacterium genomic interval CTGATCTTAAATGTTCCCTTTTCATAGCTTTTGTTTGTACAGAGGCTGAATTGTATTTTTGAACAAATAATAGACCTATGCTACAAACCAAAGTCGCTGCTCTGGGCTACTACGTACCTGAGAATGTGATCACTAACGATGAGCTATCCACCCGAATGACTACTTCCGACGAATGGATACAAGAACGTTCGGGAATCAAAGAAAGAAGATATTTTACCCCTGGTAAGGATACCGTTTCTAATATGGGCGCCAATGCTGCTCGTATGGCTTGTGAAAGAGCCGGAATTACTCCAGAAGATATAGACTTTATCATTTTTGCCACCCTGAACCCGGATTATATGTTCCCTGGCTCAGGTGTACTACTGCAAAGAGACCTGGGATTGAGCGATAAAGGTATTCCTGCCCTGGATATCCGAAACCAGTGTTCCGGATTTATTTATGGATTGTCCATAGCGGATCAGTTTGTGAAAACCGGTATGTACAAAAATGTATTGCTGGTGGGATCCGAAATTCACTCCTCTGGACTGGACTTTTCAGATGAAGGCCGGGATGTTACCGTTTTGTTTGGCGATGGAGCAGGAGCAGCTATTCTACAACCAACTTCTGAAGAAGGTAAAGGAATTCTGACCACTCATCTTCATGCAGATGGGACACATGCTGAAAGGCTGGCAGTTTTGGCACCCAGTGGCCATAAAGAAAGACATGTGACCAAGGAGATGATAGACGATCGGTCTATTTATCCTACCATGAACGGGCGCTATGTATTCAAATTCGCTATTGAGAAATTTCCTGAGGTCATTCAGGAAGCCCTTAGTGCTACGGGATATGAAACAGGAGACATTGATATGTTCATTCCTCATCAGGCCAACCTTCGTATCGCTGAGGCCGTTCGGATGAAACTTGGGCTCGAACCCGAAAAGGTTCACAACAACATCATGAAGTACGGAAATACCACAGCAGCTTCTATTCCTATTGCTCTCAATGAAGCCTGGGAATTGGGTAAGGTAAAGGAAGGAGATCTGGTTTGTCTGGCTGCCTTTGGTAGTGGATTTACCTGGGCATCTGCCTTGATTCGCTGGTAAAAATATTTGCGATAATATAATCGATAGGGGTAGCTCATGAGCTGCCCCTTCCTTTTTGCAAAATTTCGTGCAAACAAAAGCGGCGTTCAGAGATGAACGCCGCTAACATTATGTGTTGGTTGTGCCACTCATTATACACACTAATCCCTTTCTACAGGAATTAAACTTATCTGCTGAATATTATTCAGGTCAGAGTAATCATATTGATAGAGGCCTTCTTCCGCAACCATGATCAGGATGTTGTTCAACGGAATTACATCGATCGCTGTGATATCCGGGAAATGGGCCAATTGACGCTCATTGAGTCTCAAAGGATCAGAAGCATCAAATATTTTCAAACCATCCGCACCATCACATAGAAAGAGGATATCATCTCTGAGTCCTAGGCCGTGTGGATTGGTGAAGGGAAATTCTGCCGCAATAAAAGCACTGCTGATCGGATTGATATCAATCACAAAGAGGCTGTTTGTGGCTGTATTGGAGCGGCAATCTCTTCCATCACGAATCGTTGAGAAGGCATATTCTTCTCCTACAACAACAGGATCACAACCTTGTACATGACTTACAGCAGTCAACCACTCGGGCTGCTCGGGATTGGCGATAGAGAATACCAGCATACCGGTTTGAGTTCCGATGTACAGGCGATCACCCTTTGGCCAGATCGTCTCTATATCCCATCCAATTCCCAATCGGTTTACTTCTCTGGGACTTGAAAGATCAGTGATGTCAAAGACAATCATATCGCTAAAGGTAACTGTGTAGAGGTGATTGCCTGTAATAGCGAATCTCGCAAAAGAACCTCCTACGCCGGTACTAAGTTCTGAGGCACCACTAGGGACGGTACTTTCCAGCTGAGAATTGGAAGCCAGGGCATCAACTCTCAAATCAACGGCCTGATTGAAGGTAAACATGTTTTGGGGAAGGATATTGAATCCTCTATTGCCACATTCATGAACCTCGGTAACTTCTTTCTCAATCCAATCAATGGCTATCCCTTTGTCCGGATCAGCCCAAAGGCCATTGTGCCAGGAGCCATAGGGAAAGACATTTTCCTGTCTGCCGAGGATGCTTACATTTTGGAGATTACTGATGTCCAGAGCTATCATATCGGTATAGGAATCCGCATAAAGGACATTTCCTCTGGCAGCGATATCTCTTGTACCCGGAATCGCGATGAAGGCGATGGGATTGGGATTTCTGGGATCATTATTGTCGATCACGTGAATCCCTTCGTTTAGCTCACTCATCAGGATAAAACTATCCTTGAAATAGATTTTGCTGGGATTCTTTACGGCGCGTGGTGCTTCACTTTTAACTCCGGCTCTGATTTCTTCAAAGCTTTTGTAAACGGGTTCATAAGTGAGGTAAGTAACAGTTTGCTCACATTGGTCCTGCACACAGCCATTAAATGCAATAGCTACGAGGAATAGCAGAGGTAGAAGTAAACTAGTTCGTTTGTTCATGTCAAATTTGTATAAAATGCTTCATGTGGAATAAAGCGATTGTACTCAGTAGAAATCAAAATCAGGTTCGCAGAAGAACGTGCTAAGCTTAGGTTTAGGCTTATTGTGCGGTTGTACTGATTTTCCCCTAAAACGGAAGCATGATGAAAACTGCTGCATGGAGCTGAAAAAAATTATAAAAAAGCTTCTCATCTCTATGTCAATATGTAATTTTGCTCCAT includes:
- a CDS encoding beta-ketoacyl-ACP synthase III, whose amino-acid sequence is MLQTKVAALGYYVPENVITNDELSTRMTTSDEWIQERSGIKERRYFTPGKDTVSNMGANAARMACERAGITPEDIDFIIFATLNPDYMFPGSGVLLQRDLGLSDKGIPALDIRNQCSGFIYGLSIADQFVKTGMYKNVLLVGSEIHSSGLDFSDEGRDVTVLFGDGAGAAILQPTSEEGKGILTTHLHADGTHAERLAVLAPSGHKERHVTKEMIDDRSIYPTMNGRYVFKFAIEKFPEVIQEALSATGYETGDIDMFIPHQANLRIAEAVRMKLGLEPEKVHNNIMKYGNTTAASIPIALNEAWELGKVKEGDLVCLAAFGSGFTWASALIRW